A genomic window from Cricetulus griseus strain 17A/GY chromosome 4, alternate assembly CriGri-PICRH-1.0, whole genome shotgun sequence includes:
- the LOC100767532 gene encoding LOW QUALITY PROTEIN: olfactory receptor Olfr180 isoform X2 (The sequence of the model RefSeq protein was modified relative to this genomic sequence to represent the inferred CDS: inserted 1 base in 1 codon), whose product MEKVNNSLTTEFILVGFSDHPDLKILLFLVFFVIYLVTMVGNLGLVALIYMERRLHTPMYIFLGNLALMDSCCSCAITPKMLQNFFSVDRRISLYECMAQFYFLCLAETADCFLLAAMAYDRYVAICNPLQYHTMMSKKLCLQMSIATFIASNLNSMVHVGCLLNLTFCKSNRIDHFFCDVLPLFRLSCTEPFINELMIYIVSMPIQVFTITTVLVSFXILFTIFKMKSKDGRGKAFSTCGSHFLSVSIFYICLLMYIRPFEEGNKDIPVAIFYTIIIPLLNPFIYSLRNKEVLNAVKKVVNTYSTLKKSSTSTAD is encoded by the exons ATGGAGAAGGTGAATAACTCCTTGACAACAGAGTTCATCCTGGTGGGATTCTCAGATCACCCAGACCTGAAGATCCTCCTATTCTTGGTGTTCTTTGTTATCTATCTGGTCACCATGGTGGGGAATCTGGGGCTGGTGGCCTTGATCTACATGGAACGCCGTCTTCACACACCCATGTACATCTTTCTGGGCAACCTGGCTCTCATGgattcctgctgctcctgtgccATCACTCCTAAGATGCTACAGAACTTCTTTTCTGTGGACAGAAGGATTTCTCTCTATGAATGCATGGCACAGTTctattttctctgtcttgctgAAACTGCAGACTGCTTCCTTCTGGCagcaatggcctatgaccgctatgtggccatatGCAACCCACTGCAGTACCATACCATGATGTCCAAGAAGCTCTGCCTTCAGATGAGTATAGCCACCTTCATAGCCAGCAACTTGAATTCTATGGTTCATGTAGGCTGTCTCTTAAATTTAACTTTCTGTAAATCAAATCGCATTGATcacttcttctgtgatgttcttcCACTATTTAGACTCTCCTGTACAGAGCCTTTTATTAATGAACTAATGATATATATTGTTTCAATGCCAATTCAAGTCTTTACTATTACCACAGTCTTGGTCTCTT GCATTCTTTTCACTATTTTCAAGATGAAATCCAAGGATGGGAGAGGAAAAGCGTTTTCTACTTGTGGGTCCCACTTTCTTTCTGTGTCAATATTCTACATCTGCCTTCTCATGTATATTCGACCAtttgaagaaggaaataaagatatACCAGTGGctatattttatacaataataattCCTTTGTTAAACCCTTTTATTTACAGCCTGAGGAATAAGGAGGTTTTAAATGCTGTTAAGAAAGTTGTAAATACTTacagtactttaaaaaaatcttcaacatCTACAGCTGActaa